A single region of the Paraburkholderia sprentiae WSM5005 genome encodes:
- a CDS encoding prepilin peptidase, with the protein MQAPLPLVSQTSSSLLAGLLPGRFAGDIGLAFASLPAGVQVAFAIVLGLVIGSVLNVVVHRLPIMLERAWRTEIREATNEPQPDDRLPARYNLWVPRSACPHCGHALSAWENLPVLSYLLLHGRCSACGTHISARYPLLEIASAAFAVGALTAFGPTLMALAAFGLCATLLAMSAIDIDTHLLPDSLTLPLLWAGLIVNFNGMFTNLHDAVLGAIFGYLVLWAVHWVFKLVRGIEGMGYGDFKLLAALGAWLGWPALPQIVLIAAVAGAVIGLAAMWRGRMRFEEPLPFGPFLAAGGAFTLFVGTPLYLALGG; encoded by the coding sequence ATGCAGGCTCCTCTTCCGCTCGTGTCACAAACTTCCTCCAGCCTGCTCGCCGGCTTGCTGCCGGGCCGCTTTGCCGGCGATATCGGCCTCGCGTTCGCGAGCCTGCCCGCCGGCGTGCAGGTCGCATTCGCGATCGTGCTCGGCCTCGTGATTGGCAGCGTCCTGAACGTCGTCGTGCATCGGTTACCGATCATGCTCGAGCGGGCCTGGCGCACCGAAATCAGGGAGGCCACCAACGAGCCGCAGCCCGACGACCGACTGCCGGCGCGCTACAACCTGTGGGTCCCGCGTAGCGCGTGCCCGCATTGCGGTCACGCACTGAGTGCCTGGGAAAACTTGCCGGTGCTGAGCTACCTGCTGTTGCACGGCCGTTGTTCCGCGTGCGGCACGCACATCAGCGCGCGCTATCCGCTGCTCGAAATCGCGAGCGCCGCTTTCGCGGTAGGCGCACTGACCGCGTTCGGCCCGACGCTGATGGCACTCGCCGCATTCGGCCTGTGCGCGACGTTGCTCGCGATGAGCGCGATCGACATCGACACGCATCTGCTGCCCGATTCCTTGACGCTGCCGCTGTTGTGGGCCGGCTTGATCGTCAATTTCAACGGCATGTTCACAAACCTGCATGATGCGGTGCTGGGGGCCATCTTCGGATATCTGGTGTTATGGGCTGTACATTGGGTGTTCAAGCTCGTGCGCGGCATCGAAGGCATGGGCTATGGCGACTTCAAGCTTCTCGCCGCGCTCGGCGCGTGGCTCGGCTGGCCGGCACTGCCGCAGATCGTGCTGATCGCTGCGGTGGCCGGCGCCGTGATCGGCCTCGCGGCCATGTGGCGCGGCCGTATGCGCTTCGAGGAGCCGCTGCCGTTCGGGCCGTTTCTCGCTGCGGGCGGTGCGTTCACACTGTTTGTCGGCACGCCGCTTTACCTGGCTCTGGGAGGCTGA
- the coaE gene encoding dephospho-CoA kinase (Dephospho-CoA kinase (CoaE) performs the final step in coenzyme A biosynthesis.), whose amino-acid sequence MFVVGLTGGIGSGKSTVAELFVARGVPLVDTDMIAHRITAPGGLAMPHIAAEFGAEFVNADGSLDRTRMRTLAFSDETARKRLEGITHPLIRAETEREEREARGPYVIVVVPLLVESGAWKDRANRVLTVDCSVDTQIARVMSRNGFSREQVLAIIARQATREARLAAADDVIVNDDTPLEELEAQVDAHHQAYLSLAKGETES is encoded by the coding sequence ATGTTCGTTGTGGGACTCACAGGCGGCATCGGTAGCGGCAAATCGACGGTGGCCGAGCTGTTCGTCGCGCGCGGCGTACCGCTCGTCGACACGGACATGATCGCGCATCGAATCACCGCGCCGGGTGGCTTGGCGATGCCGCACATCGCCGCCGAATTCGGCGCGGAGTTCGTCAACGCCGATGGCTCGCTCGATCGCACGCGCATGCGCACGCTCGCGTTCAGCGACGAAACAGCGCGCAAACGTCTCGAAGGCATCACGCATCCGTTGATTCGCGCGGAAACCGAGCGCGAAGAGCGCGAAGCGCGAGGGCCGTATGTGATCGTCGTGGTACCGTTGCTGGTCGAATCCGGGGCATGGAAGGACCGGGCGAATCGCGTGCTCACCGTCGATTGCAGCGTCGACACGCAGATCGCGCGCGTGATGAGCCGCAACGGCTTCAGCCGTGAGCAAGTGCTGGCGATCATCGCGCGCCAGGCCACGCGCGAAGCGCGCCTCGCCGCCGCTGACGACGTGATCGTCAATGACGATACGCCGCTCGAAGAACTCGAGGCGCAGGTAGACGCTCACCATCAAGCGTATCTGTCGCTTGCGAAAGGTGAAACCGAGTCATAG
- the zapD gene encoding cell division protein ZapD, producing the protein MILYEYPFNERIRTLLRLEDLFERFTFFLTQEDAREHHVALTTLFEISEVAGRADLKSDLMKELERQRQTLAPFRGNPGIEQNALEAVLGEIEQTLAGLTQMQGKTGQHLADNEWLASIRSRAIIPGGTCKFDLPSYYAWQQLHPDQRRQDIAKWVTPLLPLRDAATIVLRLARESGQASKVMAMQGSYQQMLSGRSYQLMQVRVAPELRVIPEASANKYMLWVRFTVQDGDLRPRAVDVDVPFHLTLCSL; encoded by the coding sequence TTGATCCTTTACGAGTACCCCTTCAATGAGCGAATCCGGACGCTGTTGCGGCTCGAAGATCTGTTCGAGCGCTTCACGTTCTTTCTGACTCAGGAAGATGCGAGGGAACATCACGTCGCACTGACAACGCTGTTCGAAATCTCCGAAGTGGCCGGTCGCGCGGATTTGAAGTCGGATCTGATGAAAGAGCTCGAACGGCAGCGGCAAACGCTCGCGCCGTTTCGCGGTAATCCAGGCATCGAGCAGAACGCGCTCGAAGCGGTGCTCGGCGAAATCGAACAGACCCTTGCGGGTCTCACGCAAATGCAGGGCAAGACCGGCCAGCATCTTGCAGACAACGAGTGGCTCGCGAGCATTCGCAGCCGCGCAATCATCCCCGGTGGTACCTGCAAATTCGACCTGCCCTCGTATTACGCGTGGCAACAGTTGCATCCCGATCAGCGTCGCCAGGACATCGCCAAGTGGGTGACGCCGCTTTTACCGCTGCGCGACGCGGCCACGATCGTGCTGCGGCTTGCGCGTGAGTCGGGCCAGGCGTCGAAGGTGATGGCGATGCAAGGCAGCTATCAGCAAATGCTGTCGGGCCGCTCGTATCAATTGATGCAGGTCCGCGTCGCTCCGGAATTGCGCGTGATTCCCGAAGCGAGCGCCAACAAGTACATGCTGTGGGTGCGCTTCACGGTGCAGGACGGCGATCTGCGACCACGCGCTGTCGATGTCGACGTGCCGTTCCACCTCACGCTCTGCAGTCTGTAA
- a CDS encoding DNA gyrase inhibitor YacG — protein MPTVVKCPTCGKDVRWTSESRFRPFCSERCKQTDLGAWAAEKYRIGGNEQEGASSEEETPRGDYNPH, from the coding sequence ATGCCTACCGTCGTCAAATGCCCTACCTGCGGTAAAGATGTCCGCTGGACCTCCGAGAGCCGCTTCCGTCCTTTCTGCTCCGAGCGCTGCAAGCAGACCGATCTCGGCGCATGGGCCGCCGAAAAATACCGGATTGGCGGCAACGAACAGGAAGGGGCTTCGTCCGAAGAGGAAACGCCGCGAGGCGACTACAATCCGCACTGA
- a CDS encoding NUDIX domain-containing protein: MSETRENAGIDTGKIGAHRPVTEVAVGVLMQPDGRYLLAQRPAGKPYEGYWEFPGGKLEAGESVEAALARELQEELGIEVEASHLWHTLEHDYPHAYVRLFFCKVTQWSGEPHGREGQAFAWQCLPADVSPLLPATIPVLEWLAAENSD, translated from the coding sequence ATGAGCGAGACACGCGAAAACGCCGGCATCGACACCGGAAAAATCGGCGCGCACCGTCCGGTCACCGAAGTCGCGGTCGGCGTGCTGATGCAGCCAGATGGGCGCTACCTGCTCGCGCAACGTCCGGCGGGCAAGCCGTATGAGGGCTACTGGGAGTTTCCGGGCGGCAAGCTCGAAGCGGGTGAATCGGTCGAGGCCGCGCTTGCGCGAGAGCTGCAGGAGGAACTGGGAATCGAGGTCGAGGCGAGCCATCTGTGGCATACGCTCGAACACGATTATCCGCACGCCTATGTGCGCCTCTTCTTCTGCAAGGTGACGCAGTGGTCGGGCGAGCCGCATGGGCGTGAAGGACAGGCCTTCGCGTGGCAGTGCTTGCCTGCGGATGTCTCGCCGTTGCTGCCGGCCACGATCCCGGTGCTGGAGTGGCTCGCGGCCGAGAACAGCGATTGA
- a CDS encoding ATP-binding protein codes for MDKLEQFLNRAEAVLGRLEAMLPPAAPDIDWSAAVAFRWRKRQGRGYLQPVPAISSITLDDLQNIDRQKGLIEQNTRQFVRAQPANNVLLTGARGTGKSSLIKACLNAYAKDGLRLIEVDKDDLHDLGDIVDLIAKRPERFIVFCDDLSFEEGESGYKALKVALDGSIAAQSDNVLIYATSNRRHLLPEYMSDNETYKHTSDGEIHPGELVEEKISLSERFGLWVSFYPFKQDDYLTIIAHWLRHFGCDDAEIESARGDALVWALERGSRSGRVAWQFARDWSGRKTPA; via the coding sequence ATGGACAAACTCGAACAGTTTCTGAACCGGGCCGAAGCCGTGCTCGGTCGCCTGGAAGCAATGCTTCCGCCCGCCGCGCCGGACATCGACTGGTCGGCCGCGGTCGCTTTCCGCTGGCGCAAGCGCCAGGGGCGCGGCTACCTGCAGCCGGTGCCCGCCATTTCGTCGATCACGCTCGACGACCTGCAGAACATCGATCGCCAGAAAGGGTTGATCGAGCAGAACACGCGCCAGTTCGTGCGCGCGCAACCGGCCAACAACGTGCTGCTGACAGGCGCGCGCGGTACCGGCAAGTCGTCGCTGATCAAGGCGTGTCTGAACGCGTACGCGAAAGACGGGCTGCGCCTGATCGAAGTGGACAAGGACGATCTGCACGATCTCGGCGACATCGTCGATCTGATCGCAAAGCGCCCCGAGCGCTTCATCGTGTTCTGCGACGATCTGTCTTTCGAAGAAGGCGAGTCCGGCTACAAGGCGCTGAAGGTCGCGCTCGACGGCTCGATCGCCGCGCAGTCCGACAATGTGCTGATCTACGCGACGTCGAACCGCCGCCATCTGCTGCCCGAGTACATGAGCGACAACGAGACATACAAGCACACGTCGGACGGCGAGATTCATCCGGGCGAACTGGTCGAGGAAAAGATTTCACTGTCCGAGCGTTTCGGGCTGTGGGTCAGCTTCTACCCGTTCAAGCAGGACGACTACCTGACGATCATCGCGCACTGGCTGCGCCATTTCGGTTGCGACGACGCCGAGATTGAATCGGCGCGCGGCGATGCGCTGGTCTGGGCGCTCGAGCGTGGCTCCCGCTCGGGGCGCGTCGCATGGCAGTTCGCGCGCGACTGGTCCGGCCGCAAGACGCCGGCATGA
- the argJ gene encoding bifunctional glutamate N-acetyltransferase/amino-acid acetyltransferase ArgJ: MAVNFPSIDPAQLHPIAGVSLGWAEANIRKPNRKDVLVISVDEGATVGGVFTQNRFCAAPVTVCRENLQRASSGGKPIRALVINTGNANAGTGEPGLAATRETCAELARLADMAPEQVLPFSTGVILEPLPVDRLKAGLPAALANRKEANWYDAAQSIMTTDTLPKASSRQVTIDGHTVTLTGISKGAGMIKPNMATMLGFLAFDAAVAQPVLDELVKHVADRSFNCITIDGDTSTNDSFILIASGKSSLPAITSTDSPAYAALRDAVTGIAQSLAQLIVRDGEGATKFMTVHVEGGSSVGECRQIAYAIGHSPLVKTAFYASDPNLGRILAAIGYAGVDDLDVGKIDLYLDDVLVATAGGRNPAYREEDGQRVMKKSEIGIRVVLGRGNAQATIWTCDLSHDYVSINADYRS; this comes from the coding sequence ATGGCTGTCAACTTTCCCTCGATCGATCCCGCTCAACTCCACCCTATCGCGGGCGTCTCGCTCGGCTGGGCGGAAGCGAATATCCGCAAGCCGAACCGGAAGGACGTGCTGGTCATTTCCGTCGACGAAGGCGCGACGGTGGGCGGCGTGTTCACGCAGAACCGCTTCTGCGCGGCGCCCGTCACGGTCTGCCGCGAGAACCTGCAGCGCGCGAGTTCGGGCGGCAAACCGATTCGCGCGCTGGTGATCAACACCGGCAACGCGAACGCGGGCACCGGTGAGCCGGGCCTCGCGGCGACGCGCGAAACCTGCGCGGAACTCGCGCGACTCGCCGACATGGCGCCCGAGCAGGTGCTGCCGTTCTCGACGGGTGTGATTCTCGAGCCGCTGCCGGTCGATCGTCTGAAGGCCGGTTTGCCGGCGGCGCTCGCGAACCGCAAGGAAGCGAACTGGTACGACGCGGCGCAGTCGATCATGACGACCGACACGCTGCCGAAGGCGAGCTCGCGCCAGGTCACCATCGACGGTCACACGGTCACGCTGACCGGCATCAGCAAGGGCGCCGGCATGATCAAGCCGAACATGGCGACCATGCTCGGCTTTCTCGCGTTCGACGCGGCCGTCGCGCAGCCGGTGCTGGACGAGCTCGTGAAGCACGTCGCGGACCGCTCGTTCAACTGCATCACAATCGATGGCGATACGTCGACCAACGATTCGTTCATCCTCATCGCGTCGGGCAAATCGAGCCTGCCTGCGATCACGTCCACCGATTCGCCCGCTTATGCAGCGCTGCGCGACGCGGTGACCGGGATCGCGCAGAGCCTCGCGCAACTGATCGTGCGCGACGGCGAAGGCGCGACCAAATTCATGACCGTGCATGTCGAAGGCGGCTCGAGCGTCGGCGAATGCCGCCAGATCGCCTACGCAATCGGCCACTCGCCGCTCGTTAAAACGGCCTTCTATGCATCGGATCCGAACCTCGGCCGTATTCTCGCGGCCATCGGCTATGCCGGCGTGGACGATCTCGACGTCGGCAAGATCGATCTGTATCTCGACGACGTGCTGGTCGCGACCGCCGGCGGCCGCAACCCGGCCTACCGCGAAGAAGACGGCCAGCGCGTGATGAAAAAGAGCGAGATCGGCATCCGCGTCGTGCTCGGCCGCGGCAACGCGCAAGCCACGATCTGGACCTGCGATCTGTCGCACGACTACGTGAGCATCAACGCCGACTACCGCTCGTAA
- the secA gene encoding preprotein translocase subunit SecA encodes MTTGFLQKIFGSRNQRLVKQYQKTVAAINALEPQIEQLTDDQLRAKTGEFRQRVASGESLDKILPEAFAVCREASKRVLKMRHFDVQLIGGMALHYGKIGEMRTGEGKTLVATLPVYLNALSGRGVHVVTVNDYLAQRDAEWMARLYNFLGLSVGINLSQMEHTAKQQAYAADITYGTNNEFGFDYLRDNMVYETDARVQRSLNFAVVDEVDSILIDEARTPLIISGQAEDHTELYVRMNALPPLLERQIGEEKADGTGVEKPGDYTLDEKGRQVFLTESGHEKAERLLSEWGLIGDGESLYAPQNITLMHHVYAALRAHTLFFKDQHYVVQNGEVIIVDEFTGRLMAGRRWSDGLHQAVEAKEHVKIQSENQTLASITFQNYFRMYAKLAGMTGTADTEAYEFNEIYGLETVVIPTNRPPKRIDKQDQIYKTAKERYDAVIRDIRDCFERGQPVLVGTTSIENSELLSHLLKQAGLPHEVLNAKQHAREAEIVAEAGRPQRITIATNMAGRGTDIVLGGNAEKQASFIEQDETLADDDKRRRIQKLHDEWQTLHDQVKAAGGLHIIGTERHESRRIDNQLRGRAGRQGDPGSSRFYLSLEDPLLRIFAGDRVRAIMDRLKMPEGEAIEAGIVSRSIESAQRKVEARNFDIRKQLLEYDDVSNDQRKVIYQQRNELLEANDITETITAMRHGVISDIVHQFVPVGSIEEQWDVPELEEVLRNEWQLDLAIQEMINESNSISVEEILEAVEAAADEGYEAKVQLVGRESFSAFERSIMLQTLDRAWREHLAALDHLRQGIHLRGYAQKNPKQEYKREAFELFAAMLDAVKLEVTRIVMNVQIQSPEQLEAAAEQMEEQGGHLENVEFRHAEFAEAGAAAPVAAEAATAAMIGDAMSHGHGASPQAAVHMNTENVPKVGRNDPCPCGSGKKYKQCHGKIA; translated from the coding sequence ATGACCACCGGTTTTCTACAGAAGATTTTTGGCAGCCGTAATCAGCGGCTAGTCAAGCAATATCAAAAGACCGTCGCGGCGATCAATGCGCTCGAGCCGCAGATCGAGCAATTGACGGATGACCAACTGCGCGCCAAAACGGGTGAATTCCGCCAGCGCGTCGCGAGCGGCGAGTCGCTCGACAAGATCCTACCGGAGGCGTTCGCGGTCTGCCGCGAGGCCAGCAAGCGGGTGCTGAAGATGCGCCATTTCGACGTGCAGTTGATCGGCGGTATGGCGCTGCACTACGGCAAGATCGGCGAAATGCGCACCGGCGAAGGCAAGACGCTCGTTGCGACGCTTCCGGTCTACCTGAACGCGCTGTCGGGCCGCGGCGTCCACGTGGTCACGGTCAATGACTACCTCGCGCAGCGCGATGCGGAATGGATGGCGCGTCTCTATAACTTCCTCGGTCTGTCGGTCGGTATCAACCTGTCGCAGATGGAGCATACGGCGAAGCAGCAAGCGTACGCCGCTGACATCACCTACGGCACCAACAACGAATTCGGCTTCGACTACCTGCGCGACAACATGGTCTATGAGACCGACGCGCGCGTGCAGCGCAGCCTTAATTTCGCGGTCGTCGACGAGGTCGACTCGATCCTGATTGACGAAGCCCGCACGCCGCTGATCATCTCCGGCCAGGCCGAAGATCACACGGAACTCTACGTGCGCATGAACGCACTGCCGCCGCTGCTCGAGCGCCAGATCGGCGAAGAGAAGGCGGACGGCACCGGCGTCGAGAAGCCGGGCGACTACACGCTGGACGAAAAAGGCCGTCAGGTCTTCCTGACCGAGTCGGGCCACGAAAAGGCCGAGCGCCTGCTCTCTGAGTGGGGCCTGATCGGCGACGGCGAAAGCCTGTACGCGCCGCAGAACATCACGCTGATGCACCACGTGTACGCGGCGCTGCGCGCGCACACGCTGTTCTTCAAAGATCAGCACTACGTCGTGCAGAACGGCGAAGTCATCATCGTGGACGAATTCACCGGCCGTCTGATGGCCGGCCGCCGCTGGTCGGACGGCCTGCACCAGGCGGTCGAGGCGAAGGAGCACGTGAAGATCCAGAGCGAGAACCAGACGCTCGCATCGATCACGTTCCAGAACTACTTCCGCATGTACGCGAAGCTGGCCGGCATGACCGGCACGGCCGACACTGAAGCGTACGAATTCAACGAGATCTACGGTCTCGAAACGGTCGTGATCCCGACCAACCGTCCGCCGAAGCGGATCGACAAGCAGGATCAGATCTACAAGACCGCAAAGGAACGCTACGACGCGGTGATCCGCGACATTCGCGACTGCTTCGAACGCGGTCAGCCGGTGCTGGTCGGCACGACGTCGATCGAGAACTCGGAGTTGCTGTCGCATCTGCTGAAGCAGGCCGGCTTGCCGCACGAAGTGCTGAACGCGAAGCAGCATGCGCGCGAAGCGGAGATCGTCGCCGAAGCGGGCCGTCCGCAACGCATCACCATCGCGACGAACATGGCCGGCCGTGGTACGGACATCGTGCTCGGCGGCAACGCGGAGAAGCAGGCGTCGTTCATCGAACAGGACGAAACGCTCGCCGACGACGACAAGCGGCGCCGCATCCAGAAGCTGCACGACGAATGGCAGACGCTTCACGATCAGGTGAAGGCCGCGGGCGGTCTGCACATCATCGGCACCGAGCGTCACGAGTCGCGCCGTATCGACAACCAGTTGCGCGGCCGTGCGGGCCGTCAGGGCGACCCCGGTTCGTCGCGTTTCTATCTGTCGCTGGAAGACCCGCTGCTGCGCATTTTCGCCGGCGATCGCGTGCGTGCGATCATGGACCGCCTGAAGATGCCGGAAGGCGAGGCGATCGAAGCGGGCATCGTGTCGCGCTCGATCGAATCGGCGCAACGCAAGGTCGAGGCGCGCAACTTCGATATTCGTAAGCAATTGCTCGAATACGACGACGTGTCGAACGACCAGCGCAAGGTGATCTACCAGCAGCGCAACGAATTGCTCGAAGCGAACGACATCACCGAGACCATCACCGCGATGCGTCATGGCGTCATCAGCGACATCGTGCATCAGTTCGTGCCGGTGGGCAGCATCGAAGAGCAGTGGGACGTGCCCGAACTCGAGGAAGTGCTGCGCAACGAATGGCAGCTCGATCTCGCGATCCAGGAAATGATCAACGAGTCGAACTCGATCAGCGTAGAAGAGATTCTCGAAGCGGTCGAGGCCGCCGCGGACGAAGGGTACGAGGCGAAGGTCCAGCTGGTCGGCCGCGAATCGTTCAGCGCGTTCGAGCGCTCGATCATGCTGCAGACGCTCGACCGCGCGTGGCGCGAGCATCTGGCCGCGCTCGATCACCTGCGTCAGGGCATCCATCTGCGCGGCTATGCGCAAAAGAACCCGAAGCAGGAATACAAGCGCGAAGCGTTCGAACTGTTCGCGGCGATGCTCGACGCCGTGAAGCTCGAAGTCACGCGCATCGTGATGAACGTGCAGATCCAGTCGCCGGAGCAGCTCGAAGCGGCTGCGGAGCAGATGGAAGAGCAGGGCGGTCATCTGGAGAACGTCGAGTTCCGTCATGCGGAGTTTGCCGAAGCCGGCGCCGCCGCGCCCGTCGCGGCCGAAGCGGCCACCGCCGCGATGATCGGCGACGCGATGAGCCACGGCCACGGCGCGTCGCCGCAGGCTGCCGTGCACATGAACACGGAGAACGTGCCGAAGGTCGGCCGCAACGACCCATGCCCGTGCGGCAGCGGCAAGAAGTACAAGCAGTGCCACGGCAAGATCGCCTGA
- a CDS encoding DciA family protein — protein sequence MRRFSSFSRPPKQFDPRRPQPLAEVLGRTDAFAALRAGVEQIAALEKDLRELLPDYLATSVEPGFIKEGVLALFAAHNALAARLRHLEPRLLADLQLRGWPVQALKIRVRPQPLKEPPPVKQARMTPAGANALQALSESLAPSPLQEALARMAARHRRNR from the coding sequence ATGCGCCGTTTTTCGTCCTTTTCAAGGCCGCCGAAGCAGTTCGATCCGCGCCGCCCGCAGCCGCTTGCCGAGGTACTCGGCCGCACGGACGCGTTCGCGGCGCTGCGCGCGGGCGTCGAGCAGATCGCCGCACTCGAGAAGGATCTGCGCGAGCTGCTGCCCGATTATCTGGCGACGAGCGTCGAGCCGGGCTTCATCAAGGAGGGCGTGCTGGCCCTGTTCGCCGCGCACAATGCGCTCGCCGCGCGTCTGCGTCATCTGGAGCCGCGGCTGCTGGCGGATTTGCAGCTGCGCGGCTGGCCCGTGCAGGCGCTGAAGATTCGCGTGCGGCCGCAGCCGCTGAAGGAACCGCCGCCCGTGAAGCAGGCGCGCATGACGCCGGCCGGCGCCAACGCGCTGCAGGCGTTGAGCGAATCGCTCGCGCCATCACCGCTGCAGGAAGCGCTCGCGCGCATGGCCGCGCGGCATCGGCGCAATCGCTGA
- the lpxC gene encoding UDP-3-O-acyl-N-acetylglucosamine deacetylase translates to MLKQRTIKSIVKTVGIGLHSGRKVNLTLRPAAPGTGIVFSRVDLPTPVDIPASAMAIGDTRLASVLQKDGARVSTIEHLMSACAGLGIDNLYVDVTAEEIPIMDGSAASFVFLIQSAGIEEQNAPKKFIKVTKPVEIRDGDKFARLDPYFGFRLKFTIDFRHPAVDKTGQALEVDFANTSYVREIARARTFGFAHEVEMMRELGLARGGSMDNAIVLDEYRILNNDGLRYEDEFVKHKMLDAIGDLYVVGHPLLASYTAYKSGHGLNNALLRELLAHEDSYEIVTFDDTQKAPRGFAYETQTAFA, encoded by the coding sequence ATGTTGAAGCAGCGCACAATCAAATCGATCGTCAAGACGGTCGGCATCGGGTTGCACTCCGGCCGCAAAGTCAATCTGACGCTCCGTCCGGCGGCGCCGGGCACTGGCATCGTGTTTTCGCGCGTGGACTTGCCCACCCCAGTGGACATTCCCGCGTCGGCGATGGCGATTGGCGATACGCGTCTGGCTTCCGTACTGCAGAAAGACGGCGCACGCGTGTCGACCATCGAGCATCTGATGTCCGCCTGCGCCGGTCTCGGGATCGACAATCTTTACGTCGATGTCACCGCCGAGGAAATCCCGATCATGGACGGCAGCGCGGCTTCGTTCGTGTTCCTGATCCAGTCGGCAGGTATCGAAGAGCAGAACGCGCCGAAAAAATTCATCAAGGTGACGAAGCCGGTCGAAATTCGCGACGGTGACAAGTTCGCGCGCCTCGATCCGTATTTCGGCTTCAGGCTCAAATTCACGATTGACTTCCGCCACCCCGCTGTGGACAAAACCGGCCAGGCACTGGAAGTGGATTTCGCCAATACGTCGTATGTGCGCGAAATCGCGCGTGCCCGCACGTTCGGCTTCGCGCATGAAGTGGAAATGATGCGCGAGCTCGGCCTTGCGCGCGGCGGCAGCATGGACAACGCGATCGTGCTCGACGAGTACCGCATTCTGAACAACGACGGCCTGCGCTACGAGGACGAGTTCGTCAAGCACAAGATGCTCGACGCGATCGGCGACCTGTACGTGGTCGGGCACCCGCTGCTCGCGTCGTACACCGCATACAAGTCGGGCCACGGTCTGAACAACGCGCTACTGCGCGAGCTGCTCGCGCACGAAGACTCGTACGAAATCGTCACCTTCGACGACACCCAGAAGGCCCCGCGCGGCTTCGCGTACGAAACCCAGACGGCGTTCGCATAA
- a CDS encoding peroxiredoxin gives MIKEGEKLPDATLFEYVEDDRAGCTIGPNSFDVREQTAGKRVVIFGLPGAFTPTCSAKHVPGYVEHAEQLRAAGIDEIWCVSVNDAFVMGAWGRDQHTSGKVRMMADGSAAFTRALGLEQDLSARGMGIRSLRYAMVVDDGVVKTLNVEAAGKFEVSDAASILATLS, from the coding sequence ATGATCAAGGAAGGTGAAAAGCTGCCCGACGCGACGCTCTTCGAGTATGTCGAAGACGACCGGGCGGGCTGCACGATCGGACCGAACAGTTTCGACGTGCGCGAGCAGACGGCGGGCAAACGCGTGGTGATCTTCGGATTGCCCGGCGCGTTCACGCCGACGTGTTCGGCCAAACATGTACCGGGCTATGTCGAACATGCCGAGCAGTTGCGCGCTGCCGGCATCGACGAAATCTGGTGCGTGTCCGTCAACGACGCGTTCGTCATGGGCGCGTGGGGACGCGATCAGCACACCTCGGGCAAGGTGCGCATGATGGCGGACGGTAGTGCGGCTTTCACACGGGCGCTTGGTCTGGAGCAGGATCTGTCGGCGCGCGGCATGGGAATCCGTTCCCTGCGCTACGCGATGGTGGTCGACGACGGCGTGGTCAAGACGCTGAACGTCGAGGCTGCCGGCAAGTTCGAAGTCAGCGATGCGGCGAGTATTCTCGCCACGTTGAGCTAG